ataaaacaaataaacatttaaaaagcttttctttttttctaaattacaaAAGGACACAAAATGCtattcctaatttttttttttttttttacttttctgattccatcaatcaaaaacaaaaaaaggtgcTTCAGGCTTTTCTTCAACTCACTGACAAGGCTGGAAAACTCGAACTTAATCTGaggtcagatttatttattcaggttTTCCCATAAAGAATCCAGGCTGTCAGAAGAACCAGAGAAAGTGCAacaaactcttttttttattcgcACACAGTTGTATGAATCCGTCATATTTTCTCTCTACTTGATCTAAAAACAGCTaaagtatttaatattttctaaaaaaaaaaaaaaaaacgtccaTAGTTTGACTTTCGGTTTTACATCAGGATCTATTTTAACATTAGTTAAATAATAAGCGTCCAGTCCTTTTGAACTGCagcatatgtttttattttgttcttatctaattaaagaaacatttgCATTCACTGGGAAAAAGCTCTTTTTCTGActtgattaaaacattttaaaataaaaatatctgtttagtttttcttgacAAATGgggatttttaattttttttttattttttttattgaccaaataattttactaaaaaatttcttaaacctttatttaaaaaacaaaagtggcAAAATAATCTAATTCAGAAAAAGCAAcagatttttgtcaaataatCAGGTTATTTCAGAAAAACTGAGCTTTTTATTCAATAGTTTGTAGAACAGGATTTTGTAAAAACTTGTTTGCTTTTGGtggattgtttgtgttttctatttaGAGGAAAACCCTTTCAAAGCAGAGTTCGGTTGTAAATGAAGCTCTTcctgtgttttagttttaagtTCGGCCGGAAGATCAACTACGTGAGCTACCTGAGCGAGCTGGAGGACGTGGTGAAGTGTGAGCAGCTGGTGATTCCTGCTCGGGTCAGAGAGTAAGAGCCCGTATCTCCATCCACATTTCATTTAGTGccttttctcttcctgtttGGTGACACTTACATTCAGTAATGAGGTGTTTGTTTACCTGTAAAATCTTCTCTTTGTCAGGTACGACAACAAACTGAAAGCATCTCTGAAACCAGCCGCCCAGCCTCCCACATCTCCTCCCCGAAGCCCCCCTCTTCCCGACCAGGTGTTCGGAGTTTCACTCTCACTGTAAGTCACTGCTTTTCTTCCCAGctgatgaatgaataaataaataaagtatctgGTTGAAGCTTCTTGTTCTCATGTGTGTTTTGGGTCTCAGGCTGAGACAGAGGACTCCAGATGATGATCTGGTTCCCGTGGTGATGAGGGACACCATCAACTTCCTCTCAGAACAAGGTGATCCAGACAGAACCAGCTGGAGAACGTCCATCTTGATGTAATATCTGTGTAACCTCCCTGTTCTGATCTGATCTGTGTGCGTCTGTCAGGTTTGGAGATTGAGGGGATCTTCAGACGGTCGGCCAACGTGACCCTGGTGAAGGAGGTCCAGCTCAAGTATAATTCAGGTACAGTCCGCCGCTCTCACCTGGATCTCACTAATCCTGTTCCTGGAAGGAGAGGATGATTTCCCCTTTTATGCTTTTTAGGCATCTCGGTAAGTTTCCAAGAGATGGAAGACGTCCACCTGGCTGCTGTGATCCTGAAGACGTTCCTGAGGGAACTTCCTGAGCCTCTGCTCACCTACCAGCTCTACAACGACATCGTCAACTTCGCCTGTAAGTTCAAGACGTTTGCGGGTGAGCGTCTGAGACAAATGAGGGCATCCTGAACTCATCCAGACTTCCCGTCCATCCTGCCTGAATTTATCCTTGAGTCGGTATCGCAAAAGCAGTCACACATCAGTTGCAATGGAGACTGGCAACCAATAACAGCAAGGCTTAGTTAAAGCTGGACTTGTTTTTCTCTCCCAGTCAGGAgtaactccacacagaaaggactTTCTTACCCAGTCGTACCCAGTCTCTCAAATTACTGGTTGACTATATGATTACACTGTGATCATCAACTtcgtcaggttttttttttttctttttttggaataATAATCCCTGTTTCCTGCAGCTAAAGCAGTTTTTGCAGATGTGTGGTGACGAACATCTGGCCACCTGTTAACTTTACAGCACGCGATTACCTTTCTCTTGATCAACTAATCCTGcctttagttaaataaatatatgttgtACTTTCACGTTCTATCCTTCctctatcatcatcatcgctttttcttttacttccaGATTTGCCGCTGTAGTTCTGCTTTAACATATCGTTTAACGGCCGAGCGACTCAGCTTGTGCGCTTCCTTTACCTTTAACAACATGATCATCAGGAGGAGGAAACGGCCTCCTTCGCTCTCTGAATTCTGCTTTTGTTGAACCCTGTGTTTCATCCTGGTCCTGTTTGTTTTGTCCTGCAGCCGTATCCAGTGACAACCAGGTGGAAGTGATGAAAACTCTGGTGGAGTCTCTGCCAGAGGAGAATTATGCATCGCTGCGATACCTCATCACGTTTCTGGCTCAGGTACAGCCGTCAGTCCCCACCTCCGCCTAAGGGCCTGCTTACATGCTCTCACCTGTCCGTTACAACGTGTCCTGTCTGTTTTGTAGGTGTCAGCCAGCAGCGAGGTGAATAAGATGACCAACAGTAACCTGGCCGTGGTGTTCGGCCCAAACCTGCTGTGGGGACGGGACGCCGCCATGTCACTCAGCGCCATCGGCCCGATTAACAACTTTACCAGAACCCTGCTGGACCAGCAGCATCTGGTCTTTCCTTAATCCCCCTCCCGCCCCACCGAGACCTCATTAGAGACCTCGCTCTCCCCTGCAGCATTTAGACTTAAACTCACCTCTGCTCTCGACCAATCCGGACCAGCAGTCGCCTCCGTCTGCTTttctaatcaaataaaaacaactttttctttctgtgttgttGGGATAAACGTTAAATTATCCCTCCAAACAGCTGATGGCACAAAAAGCAGCAGCTAATTATCCTTTCATTCAGAGTCCAGACTGTGCATCTGatccagtctgtttttttttttatttgttcctttctttaaatttagtttcttaACTTCACTTGAATATATTACTCTTCTCTCGCATCCATCACAGTGTCTTCCATCAGATTCTCTGATTGGTCGGCTACATTTACCAGAGTTTCCCCAGCAACCGTTCGGTGGGATTATGGGACCACCTGTGAGTGAAGGGTTAATAGAGAACACTACAGTTCTGTCACATGGTTTAAGCTCCCATCCCCTTCCAAACTTCCTGTGTTTGTGTCCGATGTTGTCGCGGTCCTGCCTGTCAGTCATCAATGATTCCttcttttctctgtatttttgttatgtgccgttttttttgtttttttaatatagtgCCAAAAGAAATTTTCCTCACAAACATTACCAAACGTCTTGTAGGCTGAGGAATCTGAGCTAAAGCGAGGGTGAGGTTTGAGTTGATAGACTCAGGTTAACTCGTGAACGTGGTACTAAATCGTGTGGACAATCTCTGAAATGCTGGACCTGGTTTAGGAGGTGCATTCAGATTCTGGACTTCCTTTCTGTGGGATTCCTAAATGAAAAGGTAAGCTATGGTTGTGGGTACCAAGTTTTTAGAATCGCATCTGTAAATCCTGCCTCTGATACGTCGTCAAAGTCCATCATACTGTATGTTAAAGCCTCCGTAGCGGTGCAGCTTTATGTGTGATGTGGTTTTCAGTTCTTCTTATTCATCCTACATGTAGCACAGAAAgctaaagtttgtttttttctcttatctTTAGTTgccttatatatatttttttatgaatgatGTGCCACTAATGGAGTTTGTCCAAGTTCTTTAAGGCTGAAATAATCCGCAGCGAGCCCCTGCAGCATGTGCACTCTTCACTGCGGCGCCCGCCAGCAGTGTTTTTATGTGCGATTGCCTGCGATCGTTTAACTCCtgtttccagtgttttcctcagcCGCCATATTGAGGATACTTGCATGATGTTCAGTGCAGGGTTGGAGAGATGACAGCAGGTTTGGATCAAATTCTGGTTCAAGAACAGGGTCTTGGTTTTGGTGTTTCTTGGTAACACTAGTGCTGTCAGTGTGATTTGATGCTAGTAGCTTCCCACTACatgttttcattccttctccatttcctctcattGTTTCCCTGGATGTTTAGTTTGTCTGCAGCTCTCGTGCTGCACTGTTTCCAAAGTGTTGAATATTCTGCTTCTGTCTCCAACGAGCGCATCCAAAGTgacaattttctttaaaaaatcatCAGAAAGCAGCAGCTTGAAGTGATCGTTGTGACCTGTTTTTATACGATTTAAGAGGTTTGGGTTTAAATTCGACCCTCGTGACCCCGATCAGCTGTTTCCTTCCTGTAGCTGGTCAGTTTTCTCCAAAATATTGACAGTGGATAAATATTTGTGTTGTAACGTTGCTGTAATATGAATATGAATcgtctaaaaaaaaacaccaaactgTAAGAAATTTTAGTTTGAACGgagctgaaaacaaaaacaacaaaatattctCAGATGTTTACTTGTTGTGATTTCAGGTCGTGTCTTATTGACATGAAGTTGATGTGTAAATGGTTGTGTGTAGGTGCGTGTTTGTATGTTAATGCTGACTCCACTGAatttaaatgtcaaactttTGGGCTTCAAAtatgttcattattttttaaaaataaggatgaataataaaaaaaataaacagtccATCAGCTAAAGGTTAATTTGTgattatatctttttttattattattatttaaactgtaatataaaagaaattatttctgAAAGAAgacatataaaattaaaaaaagaaaccaacaaAAAACTGGTTTCTTCTCTaagtattaaataataaagaaaatctttaaatcTTTAGATTTTGACAGCagcaatatgtgtgtgtgtgagtgtgtatgtgtgtgtgcatgcttgtgcCTTATTTGTGTCCCCCTAGTGGTCATGTGATTAACCATCAAAGTGCCGGTGTAGACATAGATTAATATAAAGTGATGCTCTCAACAAAGCCTGGTCGTCATGACAACGGAATGCTGAGCAGCCTGTCAACAGGCGGAAAACGCACTCCTGGTTTTGCTGAGCTCAGCTGTAATAGATGATCACAGGACTGAGAATTCAACATAACTACAACGCCAATTCCTAGAGACGTGGGATGCTGTGGAAAACGTAGATATAAACAGAATGCAGTGATTTACAAAtttcataaacccatattttattctaaacaTTAACAACATAGTGCATGGTGAATTCGTCCTCATCCCCTGcgtacagagattcctcctgattctctgaatattttactgctatacactgtagatgggaCTTTCACAGTCTTCATaattttgtttaacatttcTCTGAAACTGTTgtcagtttgtctcagattagTGAACCTCTGTCcgtctttccatctgagaggctctgcctctctgaaatgctccttttatacccggtcatgttactgacctgttgcccgTCCACCTGATCAGTGGTCAAATTCTCCTTTAGTTGTTTTTGGTTGTACcatttacttttccagccttttgttgcccctgttgAAACTTACAAACATGTTGCTGCAGGTAGATTCaaaatgaagttttaaaatgtctcagttccaGCCTCTGATATGTcgtttatgttctacacagcatcccaacgaTCTTTGGAATTGGAGTGATAAAACATCCATAACAGCTGAGGAGGATTAACGAGCTGTTATAGTGATAATCCTACTTTTGTGAAAGTAAAATAGAAATTCTGGGACGCAATGTTGCATTCACGCTTCTTCATTTCCATATTTTTCTTCTCAATTTTCATCCACGTTCAGTGGATTATAACTCATAAATCCCCATCAGGAGAACCTAacttttctttctctattttaaaattttatcttCATCAAGTGCAATTTCTGTCAATTCACTGTTTGTCCTCAGTTCTGTGATCGATTACGGCCTTAATCTATGGATCTTTTGTACTGTAATTGCCGTCATGGTGACTGTGATCAATACATCCATGGTAGGAAGTTCTGGTTTGAGTTTTAGTGGAGAAGTTTGGTTTCCATGCTGGAATATTGAGACCTGGTGATCTTAACTGTTGTTTCTTCCTTTACTTTTCATATCCAGTACTGTGGGTTTTGGTCTTATTCATGTATGAAAAAGGTAATATGCTGTAATCTTGATGTAAGCAACCAATAAATGTTGAGTGTAAACATTTGCTTCACTGTTATTAATCGTTTCAAATCACACTACGGCaaggaaaaaagataaaaagttaaGGTACTAAAGAAGCTAAGTATGTATTTCCGTATAGTtttgaccctaccatctgaaatggagactcatttcagctccacaagtaaagaagaagaaaaattcaCTATAGTTGtcaaatatacatttaaattgCTTGGCTGAGACTAATGCGTCTGCTCATAGCACCATGTCTACTGATTTCATGCATGTCTATTTATTTTGGATGGTACACAGTTTCACAGTCACAGTTTTTAGTTGAGTTTTATTCACTTTTCATCACAGAAAAAAGTCAATTCAGCATCCGAACTTCTGCCTGGTAGATTCTGTTTCACATTAATGCCCAAATACGTCTGACATCTCCATAAACAAGTGTAGAAAATAGTTGCTGTATTTATTGGGCTCAGCAGAATTTGTTAACTCcctgaaaagtaaaaatggtgctttataaataaaccatATTTAGAGCTTTTCTGCATcattagctttatttatttaataaaaggaGGGGTGTTAATGCACCTGCAGGCTGATTTAGCTCATGACCACTGTGTTTTTCCACCACCATTTTTAGAGAATGATGGAGGGAAAAGCTGTGGCATCCACCCTAGGATTAATCATGGAGCTTTGTGAtggactgatgacctgtccTGACCTCTCACCTGCTAGACGCTGGGTTAggtccagcttccccgcgaccctgaGCTAGATGAAGTTGTATAGATAACGAATGGATGGATTAATCATGGAATCATCACTCTATCAAAATGTTCTTTGACtggattttaaggttttatgggAGCTGAAATGCAGTTTAAAGCTCACTAGGTGGCACACTCACTGCAAACATCACCCAAACCACACACACTGATTGAATATGTGCATGTGACCTCTCCTTCCTGATTTTCCCATTAATGCCACAGAAACAGTGAAATGTAGAATTCTTGGTAATGATACCAAATATTTACTGGTATCATGACTCCAGGTgcttaaaactttattaataatttCTACACTAATTACACACAGTACCTCAAAAGTCCaaaagattatttaaatcttaaactCTACATTAGTAGTGTCTTTGCTAATATTCACCTGTAATAACGTCCATGTCATATCTGCTGCTTATGCGTTGGTGTGTTACATAATCTCTGACAAATCGAAACAACACCTGACCAATAAAAAAAGGTGGAGT
This DNA window, taken from Melanotaenia boesemani isolate fMelBoe1 chromosome 24, fMelBoe1.pri, whole genome shotgun sequence, encodes the following:
- the arhgap1 gene encoding rho GTPase-activating protein 1; this translates as MSSELLVDVGEDPTTAQLGQLKLATIEDQQWPPDETTLSKSEMDVSQCFDATSPHLPWDHPFYDIARHQIIEVAGDDNFGRKVIVFNACRMPPQHQLDHHKLLMYLKGTLDQYVESDYTLIYFHHGLTSENKPSLGWLRDAYREFDRKYKKNIKALYIVHPTMFIKTLLILFKPIISFKFGRKINYVSYLSELEDVVKCEQLVIPARVREYDNKLKASLKPAAQPPTSPPRSPPLPDQVFGVSLSLLRQRTPDDDLVPVVMRDTINFLSEQGLEIEGIFRRSANVTLVKEVQLKYNSGISVSFQEMEDVHLAAVILKTFLRELPEPLLTYQLYNDIVNFASVSSDNQVEVMKTLVESLPEENYASLRYLITFLAQVSASSEVNKMTNSNLAVVFGPNLLWGRDAAMSLSAIGPINNFTRTLLDQQHLVFP